One window of Mesoplodon densirostris isolate mMesDen1 chromosome 15, mMesDen1 primary haplotype, whole genome shotgun sequence genomic DNA carries:
- the LOC132502800 gene encoding nucleolar protein 56-like: MKEAMVQAEEAAAEITRKLEKQEKKRLKKEKERLAAIALASSENNSKTPEECEGTSERPKKKQKQNPQEAPQENGMEDPYVSFSKPPRKKSFSKGELVSSDLQETAGSGSLTKRKQSFPKEEPVSDPEESGNKRVPKKKRKFSSKEEPLSSGPEEAAASKSSSSKKKKKLRKLSQED; encoded by the coding sequence ATGAAGGAGGCAATGgttcaggcagaggaagcagctgCCGAGATTACTAGGAAGCTGGAGAAACAGGAGAAGAAACGcttgaagaaggaaaaggaaaggctgGCTGCGATTGCCCTGGCGTCCTCAGAAAACAACAGTAAGACCCCAGAAGAATGTGAGGGAACAAGTGAAAGACCcaaaaagaagcaaaagcaaaatccCCAGGAAGCTCCTCAGGAGAATGGAATGGAAGACCCATATGTCTCCTTCTCCAAGCCCCCCAGAAAGAAATCTTTTTCCAAGGGGGAGCTGGTTAGTAGTGATCTTCAAGAGACAGCTGGCAGTGGAAGTCTCACCAAGAGGAAGCAATCTTTCCCCAAAGAGGAACCAGTTAGCGACCCTGAAGAGTCAGGAAACAAGAGGGTccccaagaaaaagaggaaattctcTTCCAAGGAGGAGCCTCTCAGCAGTGGACCTGAAGAGGCTGCTGCCAGCAAGAGCAGCagctccaagaaaaagaaaaagctccgAAAGCTCTCCCAGGAAGATTAG